AAGGTGAGAAGGACACTCCGGGATCGTTCTCGGCGGCTGTGGCTCATCGTGGTTGATCGGCCTGTGGCCTGGATTTCCGCGAAGAACCTTCAGCTTTGTCGGTACTGGAGGTCTGCCCTTCATCGTTTATTCCTCACCCTGATAAGGGGGGGGGTGCTATTTTTGCGACTCGCAAAGGTCAATTGCCCGCTCGGTCTGGAGCGGCAAACTTCGAGGATTTTTACCCCCCTATCCCCTCAGCTTGCCTTACGCTCCTGCTGCTGTCTGCACAGACTGACGATTCGTTGTGCCGGTTCGTCTCCCAGGACTGACTTCACCAGATCGGCTTCCTCGCCACTGAAGATGAGAGACAACCTGAACAGCTTGTTCTCTCTCATCTTCATGTTGCGTTCTTCGGTTGTCTTGGCCTCCTGAATGATCTTCTCGCGCTCTCGTATGTCCTGGGCCGCTCTCTTACTCATGGCCGAGACATGGACCGTGCCGTCCTCATGCGTCTTGATCTCGTAGGCGGCTGTCTTTCCCTGCTTGGCTCTGTCGAGGTCTTCTTCCGCGATCTCATCCGGTCGCCAGCTGTCGTTGAAGTCATCGCCCGCCAGGTCTTCCGGTGCGGCTATGTCCTCGAGTAGGCGTTGCATCTCGACCTCGCTCATCATCAGGCTGTCCATCGCCCAATCGATGGCGCCAAGCTCTTGAAGGTCTCGGATGACATCGGCGGTGAGGTTGATGTCCTCGCTGCCTCTGGCTCGGTTATGCCTGAGCGTTGCGATGCGCATCTGCTCGGGCGTCATGTCCGTGAAGACCACCGGAATCTGATCGTATCCGAGCGTGCGCGCCGCTCTCCAGCGATGTTCTCCGTCAACGATGGTCCCGTCCTGGAGCGCGACTATCGGCTGCGTGAAGCCGTCCTCTTCCATCGACTTCAAGAGCAGTTCGAAGTCGTGCTCGCTCTGGCGATTCGGGTTGTAGTCGTTGGGCTTGAGGTCGTTCACACCCACGTACTCGACAACCAATCGCTTCAGGACCTTGTTTTTCTTTTCAATGATCTTGCGGCCTTTGGCCTTGATCTTGTCCGATACTCTGCGCTGCGTCTCTTCCGGAGTGGTGTTGAAGTCCTTCTCGTTCATGCTGTCCCCCAACCGCGCTTCTGCCCCGGCTTGACAGCGTCACGGAGTCTGTGGTAGACTTCCGCGTTCCATTGCGGACGCTGTCCGCGCCGGGAAGCGCAGACCTTGTGTCTGGTCTGATGGTCGCACATCAGACGGTTAGGGGGATTCGCACTCCCCCGGCTCGCTTCCCTGGTTTTGTTTTCAGAACGTCGGTTTACCGCCGCCCCACGTGCCGGAACCCGGACGGAAGAACTCCGGCTCCACCGGCGGCAGGCGGTCGTACTTCATCGAAAACGGGTCTCCCATGTACATGACGTTTGCCATCATCTTCCACGAATTCAGCATCCCGCACTTGGCGCAAGCCGTGTTCTGAGGAAACGGCTCGGTCGAGTGGCGGGCGTGCTCCTTCAGGTGCCGCTCCATGACCTGGCGCGCGCGGTCGGCGATCCAGGCCGGAGCATCCTCGATGCACGTCCTTCTGAAACAGGCTTCCCAGGTCTCACCCATGCGGCGGATCGGCTCGAGCGCGCGTCTGCCGTACATGGCCACCGTGCGCACTCCGGGCAGCCGCTTGTTCACCTTGTCGAACCATTTCGGCCAGGCACGCATCGCCATGTTGAGCGTCTCGGCTCCGGCTGCCGTCAGAGTGGGCGGCGCGATTCTCAGGTTCTGGCGCGGCACTCCGAGCCGGTTCATGGTGTCGTAGGCATGGTTGTAGTCCCACTTGTTGTCGGCTATCGCCTTCCAGACGTCGCCGTCCGACCAGTCGTAAATCGGGCGTACGCGCCGCGTCCCCCAGGAGTCCTTGTTGGTCAGATGCCCCTTGCTGCTGAACACTCCGAGCGAGCGCTGGATGCTCTCGGCGGCTCTCAGGCCGATCACGCAGAAGAGGTCCTTGCCTTCAGGAGGCGGGAACCGGCCCGGATAGCAAATCCCCTGGATGTACTTCTCCGGGATGTACTGCGCGTACTCCGGCGGCCGGCGCACCCACTGTTCGGGGTCGAGCAGCGGGTCGAAGGTCCAGAAGTACGGCATCTCGCGGTTGAAAACGTTCACCACCGGCTGATTGGCGATGAGCCAGTGAAAAGAGACGTCCGGCCTGGCCGCCACGCGCTCGGCGTACTCGAACGTGCCGGGAAACATGATTTCCTCGTCGCGCATCACCACCTCGACCGGCAGCCGCCCGGTAAGGTTCGCCGCGATCAGGCAGATTTCCAGGCAGACGCCGGAGTCCTTTCCGGCGGAGAACGAGACCACGATCCGGTGGCCTTCCTCGTAGAGCTCGGTCATGCGGTCGATGGCCGCGTCGAACACGTTCTTTTTTTCATAGCGCCGTGGCATCTTTTTCTCCGACGTAGACCTGGAAGAAGCATCTGTCCGGCCAGACCCGGCCGAGGGTGTCCGCCTCCAGGACGAGTTGATGCGACAGAGAAGCGTTCGGGTTCGGAGACATCTTCTCTTGACAGCAGCTGAAGCCGAACGAGTCCAGCATGCGGAACCCCTGAAACAGGTCTTGGAACTCTCGGTTGGTCCAGCAGCGTTTCGGCACCCTGAAGCCGTGAGCGGCGGTGATGTCTTGCCGGGTGGACTCGTAGCGCGGCCCGAACCCCATCACGAAGACCTTGCCGCCGGGCCGCAGCACGCGGAACATCTCGGCCACGGCCAGGGGCGGATACTCGCAGTAGGAAAGGCTGCCGAACAGGCTCGCCACCAGGTCGAACGACTCTGCGGGCGCCTGGATGTTCTCCATGCGGCCCTTCTCGAAGCAGTGCTCAGGGAACTTCGCTCGGGCCTGTTCCAGCATGGCCGCCGAGATGTCGATGCCGAGGAAGCATGCCGGACGCAGATCGACGTACTCGAGGAAAAGGCCGGTCCCGCAACCGAGATCGAGGACGCATCTGTCGCCCACGCTCTTGTCGCCCAGGTAGCGAATGTGCTTCCTGAGCAGTTCGAAGATCGCCGCGTTCTCGGCCAGGTCGATCTCGCGCCGGAAACTCGCGTCGTAGACCTCTCCCAGGGCGTCGAAAGCCACCTCCGCCTCAATCGTTCGAGTCTGTGTCATCGTCTCAGCCATTTCCGAACCCGCCGTCCTCTCTCGCGGTCTTTCGATCATGACAGGGCTTGCAGAGCGGTTGCCAGTTCGATTGATCCCAAAACAGCTTCTGATTTCCCTTGTGCGGAACGATGTGATCCGTGACCGTGGCCTTGGTCAGTCGGTCTTGCCGCTCGCACTCGGCACAGAGCTTGTTTTTCTCCAGGAACCGCTTGCTGGCTCTCTGCCATCGACTGCCGTAGCCGCGTTCAGCCGCGGTGCCGCGGGCTTCGTCACTGCGCTGCCGCTCCTGGCGCTGATGCTTCGGGCAGTACCGTCGACCTCTCTCGACCAGCGCCGGACACCCGGGATGAGCGCAGGGTTTCGGCGGGGCGCAGGGCATCACGGCCTCGCTTTCAGGATCATCTCGTCCAGCCGGGCGTGAATCTTCGACACTCCGGCCTTCAACTCCTGGATGTCCTCGTCGAGCCGTTGATGCCGCAGCAGACAGATGTCTTCCGAGACCGCGCGCCTGCCGTTCCCGTTTCCGTTCCTGGACGGCCCGAAGCGCAGGACCGCCGCCGCAAGCGTGGTGCCGCCGCCGATACATGCGCTGCAGATTACCGTTGCCGTGGGCCAGTCCATGACTCTGTCTCCGCTCAGAACGTTATCCCGACTCCGGCTTCCCAGCGTGGGATGCTGACCTCGGGCCGCTTGATGTTGTATCGCCCCCACACGTCCACCCGGCCCTTCGAGAACGCCCCGCTCACTCCGTACTCGTTCAGGCCGAGGTTCAGCCCGCCGGTCTGGAGGCGGGGGCCGATCAGTTTTTTACGACGTCCGCCTTGCTCGCCTCGATGATCTTGGCGGCGTTCGAGCTGGTCAGGCCGCCGGTCTTGCCGTCGGCGTATCCCTGGGCGGCGATCTGGACACCGAACAGGCCGGCCACCGCCGTCATCAGGGTGATGAGGATGTCCTGGGGGATGGCGATGTTGAAATGCCCCAGGCCCTGGTTGACCAGCAGAATCACCACCTGAACCAGCGCCCCGATCAGGGCCGATTTGAATTTCTTGCTCTCAAGCATTTTCCCCTCCTGTGAGTTGACTGCGGAAAAGGGCCAGATCGAATTTCCGGCCCGGACAAGTCTTGTCGGAATAGTCACGGTGGCCCTGGACGTTCTCGTGAGGGATGCCGAAGACTCGGCACAGTGAGCTCACCAAGCGGACCCCGGCATCCCAGGACTCTTTCGGCGGCGCGGCCAGGTCGAAGTTTCCGACGAAGCACACCCCAAGCGACTTGGAGTTCATCCCGACGCAGTGGGCCCCGACCTCGTCCATCATTCGGCCAACGAGGATCACGGTCTCGGCTTCCACCTGCTCGATGCCGAAGTGATAGCCGATGTCCTTCCAGCCGTTCGTCTGGATGTGGTAACGCTTGATGTCGTCCCAGGAGAGCGTTCTGCCGTCCTGGGTGGCGCTGTGGTGAAGGATGATGTGAGTCGGGCGCATGGCAGACCCCCAAGAAAGGATGGGCTTATTAATCTGCCATACGATGCATGATGTGCAATGCATTATCCAGCGGAGATGGCGGAAATAACGGAAATGGTGGGAACGAAGGCAGGATTATTCATTTCTGCCAGGTAAACTATCGGCCCAGATCATCACCCTCTTACGTACTCGATATCCTTTGATCACGCCTTCATCCAGCCAGCGCCGAATTGTGCTTTCGGACCAGATTGTCCCGGTAGTATTTTGGAGCCGCTTGATTGTCTGGGTCACTGTCAATGCCTCTCTGGTTTTAGGCTCGGCAATCATACGCTCCCTCCTTGTTTTCTCTCGATCCGTCCCGATTCAAAACGTGTCAGCAGCGTGTCAGGCTCAGGATAAAAGTGGATCATTGCGGGCATCACTTCAGCGAAATTGCTTGCGGGGCCATCCCGCCAGATGCATTATTTTATTGCAGTTACTGGTATTCTATCCGATAACGCCACCGACTACGGATCAGAAGGTTAGGGGTTCGACTCCCTTCGGGCGCACCATAAGTTACAAGGGGCTGGGAGATATCTCCCAGCCCCTTGAGCTTTTTCGGACGTTTGTGTCCCGGCACAAGTTCAGCAAGGGTTCCCGCGTTTTGCGGCACGCCGGCCGGACAGCGGCGCGACCCCTCCCGCCCGTTCTTGCCTAAACCACCCTGCCCCCCCTGATACCAGCCCTGATACCAAGTGTGCAGGGGCTTTTTTATGCGATACGCGGTTGCAGCTTCAAAGCCTCGGCCTAACCACATAAGCCGGGCTGTCTTCGCATTTCACTTCAGCAGGACCATTTTGCGAGTCCGGGTGAATTCGCCGGCGCTCAGGCGATAGAAATACACCCCGCTGCCCAGGCGCCGCCCGGAGTCGTCATCTCCAGACCAAAGCACGCTGTACGCCCCCGGAGCGAACAGCCTGTCGAGCAGGGTGCGGACGAGCCGCCCGCGCAGGTCGTACACCTTGAGACACACCCGCTCCGGATTGTACCCGGCCAGGGAAAAGCCGATCGTGGTCGAGGGATTGAACGGGTTGGGGACATTCTGCCCGAGAGAAAAGGCTCTCGGCAGCGAGGGCGTTGCGTTGACAATGGGGGTTATCCCCTCGTTCCCGTTCGGCAGAGGCGAATCCGCCCGCTTCACGCCCCGGACCGGGTTGAAACTGCGCAGACCGTCGTTCGTGGCCAGCCAGAGATGGTTGTGGGAATCGAGCATAAGCGTATTGATCGAATTGAGAAAACCGGAGTTGTCCTCCTGCGGCACCCATTTGCGGCCGTCCCACTTCGACAGACCGCTGTAATTGCCGGCCCAGAGGCCGTCCAGCGAATCCAGAGCTAAGTGGATCGACCAGGTCGAGGAAATTCCGCTCATGGTGGTCCAGCCGTTCCCATCGAACTTTTTTACCCCCACATTGGATTCGGCCGCATAAACGTTTCCCATTCTGTCCGTTGCGATATTTCCAATCTCGTGTGGAGTGGCGAAGTTGGAGAGGGTATAACTCGTCCACTTTTGGCCGTCGAACCGGCTCATCTTCCCGGAGGAGCCGCCGAACCACATGTCGCCGTGTGAATCCTGGGCGATTGAATAGACCGCGTTGCTTGCCAGGCCATTACTGGCATCGTACAACCGCCACTGACCGCCGTCCCATCTCCTTACACCCGCATAGGTGCCAACCCAGAGGTTGTTGCTGGAATCCAGGTATAAAGCGTTAACCCAGCTTGTCGGGTCGGTAGACCAGTTCTGGAAGACAAGCTCCCACTTTTCTCCGTCATATTTCAGCAATCCGGCACTGGTGCCACACCACAGGTTGTCGGAGGAATCCGTGGCGAGATGATATACGCGTGGCGGATCCACATTTTTGTAACCGGGGACGCCGGCGGAATCAGTAGGAACAGTGGCCGCGGGAGGAACAGTGGGCGGCTCAAGATCGACCGGATTGGGTAAGGGAACGGATTTCCACCGGGTCCCGTCGAACCCGAGGATCGAATCGTGCTCGGATGATCCGAACCAGAGCCTGCCTTTGGAATCCTCGGCAACCGCATTGAACTGATTGTAAGGCAGCCCCTGCTCCGTGCCGTACACTTTCAGGCCGTCCAACTCGCCCAGCTTGCGCACCCCGGAGCCGAGGGTGGCGAACCACAGGTTGCCCGTGCTGTCCACAGCCGCATCCGTGACCGTGCTGCTGCTGTCGCGGTCCGGGTAGGCGTACTTGTGCCATCTGTTCCCGTCGAAAGTGCTGTAGCCTTTCCCGTCCTCGCCGTACCTGTAGCTGCCGCAAACCCAGGGGTGACCGTACCGGTCGACAGTCAGGCAGAGGCTCTTGCCGGGTGGTACGCCCTGCTCCCACCAGTACTGCCCGATCTGGTAGGTAATTACTTTCTCCGGGCTGATCTGGACGATTTTTTCATCCGCCGTGACCGACCAGACACTGCCGTCCGGCCCGGCGGCGATAAGATCGTAGCCGCCCCCCGGCAAACCGTCCGCCGCGGTGAGGGACAGCCAGCCGGCGCCGGCGAACACCGCCAGGCACGAATCGGTGGCGCACCAGACCAGGCCGCTGTAATCCAGGCATATATCGTGCACGTTCGAGGATAGCAGGCCGTCCTGGTCGGAGAACCTCGTCCAGCCCAGGCCGTCGTACCGGATCACCCCGTAGCCGCTGGCCAGCCAGATCGAGCCTGGCCGGTCGGTGATAAGCTTTCTGAACCGGATGGCCTGATAGCCCACCTCGACCTGCACCTCGCTCCATTCCGAGCCTTTGTACAGCAGCAGACGGCCCTCATCGGTCAGGCACCAGACCGCTCCGGTGGTGTCGACAGCCAGGTCCTCCACGTGGCAGCCCTCGAACGGGCACGGGAGCGGGGCCACGGCCTGGGCCTGACGGTCGTAGAGGGCGATGCCGTTCCAGTCCGCGCCGAAACCGAAGAACACATTCCCCCGGCGGTCGGCGGCCACGGCGTGCACGTTCAGCACCGGCAGCCCGTCATCCAAGGTGTAGGTGCTCCACTGGTCGACAGCGGCCAGGGCGGCGCAGGGACCGAGTAGAGCCAGCAACAGCAGCGTTATCGTTCTCATCTTATCGACCCGCCCGTGGTAAGCGTTCATTTTAGCAGCACCATTTTTCGGGTGCAGACATAAGCGCCGGCCTGCAAACGGTAGAAATAGACCCCGCTGGGCAGTGACTCCCCCCGGCCGTTCCGTCCCTCCCAGAACACGGTGTAGGTCCCCGGTTTTCTCTCCCCGTCCACCAGCGAGCCGACCAGGGCGCCGCGCAGGTCGAATACGCGGAGTTGCACCCGTACCGAACCCGCCTCCTCAGGCACCGAAAAAACGATGGCGGTAGAGGGGTTGAACGGGTTGGGACAGTTCTGGGCCAGGCTGTAGCTGCGCGGCAACGCAGCGGGCACGGGGCTGTTGCCGGCCAGGGCGGTGAAAGTCTCTTTCTCCTGCGCGCTCAGGCCCAGACGGTCAAGCTGGGAATCGACATAGGCCATATCCTCCGCACTCAGGGGCCGCGGGGCCGGCTGGACGGCCGCGGCGAGCGCGGTCCGGCTCTCCGGGCATCCGCCGTGGCGCAGGGCATCGAGCAGGGTCCGGGCGTCCAGCAGGTCGAAACGCCCATCTCCGTTGAGGTCGCCGCGCATGTCGGCCGGGCGGTCGCGCAGGGCCAGGACCAGGGCGATCAGGTCGTCCAGGTAGCTCCGGCCGTCCGCGTTGAAATCGCAGCCTGTCACAGGCGGGTAGACCCGCAGCCGCAGCGAGTCCCGCCCGCCGTCCGGGTTGACCGCCACCAGCCCGACATCGGTCAGGCCCCTCACTTCCGGCCCCAAGTCGAACGACAGCAGCGCCAGGGTGTCGCAGACCCGGTTCACTCCGGTCACCACGGCCAGGTTGCTGTCGAACAGGAAACTCACCCCCGGCTGGAGGAAATCGCCCCGCACCGCCAGACGGCCGTCCCGCAGCGGAGGGAAAAGGCCATCGGGCCAGGTCGCCCGGAGCCGCGGCGTGCCGTTCTCGATGTAGAAAGCCAGCGAGTCCCGGAACCCCAGGTTGTTGAAAATATGGATGAAATGCTGTCCACGCGCGGTGCCGGCTGGCGGGTTCAACGGTATCTGGAGTGTATGGGGCGGACTGTAATACTGCCAGTAGGGGACCTCGCCCCAACCCGGTTTCACCAGAATGGACAGGTTGCTTTCCCACCAGGAGTAGGAAATCCCTTGCACCGTCACAAACTGCTGGCCGCTGTTGCTGTGAACGGTGTCCGGCGAGGCGCTGAGTGCGCCGAAGCCGGTGGCGTTGACACTCCAGGGCAGGGCCAGACGGGGCGTGCGCGGGTCGTTGCTCACGATGCGCAGCGAGTCCGTCACTTTCAGGGGGCAATTGGTGGCGAAAGTCAGCTCGACCTTCTTCTTCCCGCCGGGCTTGATTGTCGCAGTGCCGGGCCGGACCGACAGGAACGGGCTGTGTATCGAGCGGACAGTCAACTCCTGCCCGCCGGTGTTGGAAAGGGTTATGGTCCGGCTGACCGGATTGCCCGCCAGGACAGTGCCGAACCCGAAGCGGGTGGAGTCGACCGCGATTGCGGGGGGCTGCCCGCCCGGCGCCCCCGGGCTGAGGTCCCGGCAACTGAAAGCGGCCGGCAGGTCGAACGTGGGCCGCAGCGGGTCGTTGGTAGTAAAGCGGATGTAGCTGCTGTCCGACTCCCCGGTCCGGGAGGGCTTGATCGAGAAAGTGACTGTCAGGTACTTGCCCGGATCGATCGTGGCCACGTAACGGCTGGCCTTGAA
Above is a window of bacterium DNA encoding:
- a CDS encoding methyltransferase domain-containing protein → MTQTRTIEAEVAFDALGEVYDASFRREIDLAENAAIFELLRKHIRYLGDKSVGDRCVLDLGCGTGLFLEYVDLRPACFLGIDISAAMLEQARAKFPEHCFEKGRMENIQAPAESFDLVASLFGSLSYCEYPPLAVAEMFRVLRPGGKVFVMGFGPRYESTRQDITAAHGFRVPKRCWTNREFQDLFQGFRMLDSFGFSCCQEKMSPNPNASLSHQLVLEADTLGRVWPDRCFFQVYVGEKDATAL
- a CDS encoding peptidoglycan recognition protein family protein — encoded protein: MRPTHIILHHSATQDGRTLSWDDIKRYHIQTNGWKDIGYHFGIEQVEAETVILVGRMMDEVGAHCVGMNSKSLGVCFVGNFDLAAPPKESWDAGVRLVSSLCRVFGIPHENVQGHRDYSDKTCPGRKFDLALFRSQLTGGENA
- a CDS encoding HNH endonuclease translates to MPCAPPKPCAHPGCPALVERGRRYCPKHQRQERQRSDEARGTAAERGYGSRWQRASKRFLEKNKLCAECERQDRLTKATVTDHIVPHKGNQKLFWDQSNWQPLCKPCHDRKTAREDGGFGNG
- a CDS encoding ParB N-terminal domain-containing protein, which gives rise to MNEKDFNTTPEETQRRVSDKIKAKGRKIIEKKNKVLKRLVVEYVGVNDLKPNDYNPNRQSEHDFELLLKSMEEDGFTQPIVALQDGTIVDGEHRWRAARTLGYDQIPVVFTDMTPEQMRIATLRHNRARGSEDINLTADVIRDLQELGAIDWAMDSLMMSEVEMQRLLEDIAAPEDLAGDDFNDSWRPDEIAEEDLDRAKQGKTAAYEIKTHEDGTVHVSAMSKRAAQDIREREKIIQEAKTTEERNMKMRENKLFRLSLIFSGEEADLVKSVLGDEPAQRIVSLCRQQQERKAS
- a CDS encoding T9SS type A sorting domain-containing protein, which codes for MRTITLLLLALLGPCAALAAVDQWSTYTLDDGLPVLNVHAVAADRRGNVFFGFGADWNGIALYDRQAQAVAPLPCPFEGCHVEDLAVDTTGAVWCLTDEGRLLLYKGSEWSEVQVEVGYQAIRFRKLITDRPGSIWLASGYGVIRYDGLGWTRFSDQDGLLSSNVHDICLDYSGLVWCATDSCLAVFAGAGWLSLTAADGLPGGGYDLIAAGPDGSVWSVTADEKIVQISPEKVITYQIGQYWWEQGVPPGKSLCLTVDRYGHPWVCGSYRYGEDGKGYSTFDGNRWHKYAYPDRDSSSTVTDAAVDSTGNLWFATLGSGVRKLGELDGLKVYGTEQGLPYNQFNAVAEDSKGRLWFGSSEHDSILGFDGTRWKSVPLPNPVDLEPPTVPPAATVPTDSAGVPGYKNVDPPRVYHLATDSSDNLWCGTSAGLLKYDGEKWELVFQNWSTDPTSWVNALYLDSSNNLWVGTYAGVRRWDGGQWRLYDASNGLASNAVYSIAQDSHGDMWFGGSSGKMSRFDGQKWTSYTLSNFATPHEIGNIATDRMGNVYAAESNVGVKKFDGNGWTTMSGISSTWSIHLALDSLDGLWAGNYSGLSKWDGRKWVPQEDNSGFLNSINTLMLDSHNHLWLATNDGLRSFNPVRGVKRADSPLPNGNEGITPIVNATPSLPRAFSLGQNVPNPFNPSTTIGFSLAGYNPERVCLKVYDLRGRLVRTLLDRLFAPGAYSVLWSGDDDSGRRLGSGVYFYRLSAGEFTRTRKMVLLK